A DNA window from Pseudodesulfovibrio thermohalotolerans contains the following coding sequences:
- a CDS encoding lipoprotein encodes MKKSLLLLVAFLVLAGCQTAQRNILDSDGESQVKLRAMQTRYFDTGDKKKTLQTVIATLQDLGFVIDKASYELGSVSGTKLHGYRVRMTVNTIPRGADQMTVRANAQYNIEPITDPLIYQQFFAALEKSMFLTAHTDE; translated from the coding sequence ATGAAGAAATCGCTTTTGCTTCTGGTCGCCTTCCTGGTTCTCGCAGGCTGTCAGACGGCCCAAAGAAATATCCTGGACAGCGATGGCGAATCTCAGGTCAAGCTGCGCGCCATGCAGACGCGCTACTTCGACACCGGAGACAAGAAAAAGACGTTGCAGACGGTTATCGCGACTTTGCAGGACCTGGGCTTCGTCATTGATAAGGCGTCCTATGAGCTTGGTTCGGTTTCAGGGACCAAGCTGCACGGGTACCGGGTGCGAATGACCGTGAACACCATTCCCCGGGGGGCCGATCAGATGACGGTCAGGGCCAACGCCCAGTATAACATTGAGCCGATCACCGATCCCCTCATCTATCAGCAGTTTTTTGCGGCGCTGGAGAAGAGCATGTTCCTGACGGCGCATACGGACGAGTAG
- a CDS encoding UbiX family flavin prenyltransferase, with product MDTKRIILAVSGASGTVYAAALVDALTGREDVELHVIISDAARRVLAVETDLSPDALERGAAAAYSQNDIAAPPASGSWKHDGMIICPCSMATMSAVATGFGHTLIHRAADVCLKERRRLILVPRETPFTTIHLQNMLTATQAGAVVLPASPGFYHRPETIADLAGQVAGKILDQLDIPHNLFKRWGE from the coding sequence ATGGACACCAAACGGATTATTCTCGCGGTCAGCGGTGCCAGCGGCACCGTGTATGCGGCGGCTCTTGTCGACGCCCTGACCGGACGCGAAGACGTGGAACTGCACGTTATTATATCGGACGCCGCGCGACGGGTTCTCGCGGTGGAGACCGACCTTTCCCCCGACGCATTGGAACGCGGCGCGGCCGCAGCCTACTCGCAGAACGACATCGCCGCACCGCCGGCCAGCGGTTCCTGGAAGCATGACGGCATGATTATCTGCCCCTGCTCCATGGCGACCATGTCCGCCGTGGCAACCGGCTTCGGCCACACCCTCATTCACCGGGCCGCCGACGTCTGCCTCAAGGAGCGGCGCAGGCTGATCCTGGTCCCCCGCGAGACCCCGTTCACAACCATCCATCTGCAAAACATGCTCACGGCCACCCAGGCCGGAGCTGTCGTGTTACCGGCGAGTCCGGGCTTCTACCACCGCCCGGAAACCATCGCGGATCTGGCAGGCCAGGTGGCAGGCAAGATTCTCGATCAACTGGATATCCCCCACAACCTTTTCAAGCGGTGGGGAGAGTAG
- a CDS encoding metal-dependent hydrolase: MEITWFGHANFRIKAADATLFIDPFFVGNPSAPTSYKDVDECNLILVTHDHHDHIGQTLELAVKHDAEVVAMFDVIQSLIEMGLPEHLGVGMNIGGTINRLGLDIQMVQAMHSSTTGMPAGFVITDPDGLCVYDSGDTGLFGDMELFGKFHDIDVAILPIGGRFTMDAKQAAYACNLLKCGKIIPQHWGTWGILDQNTRSLAEQLTLLAPDTELLELEIGTPTTL, from the coding sequence ATGGAGATAACCTGGTTCGGCCACGCGAACTTCAGAATCAAGGCCGCCGACGCAACCCTGTTCATCGACCCGTTTTTCGTGGGCAATCCCAGCGCCCCCACGTCATACAAGGACGTGGACGAGTGCAACCTCATTCTGGTGACCCACGACCACCACGACCACATCGGCCAGACCCTGGAGCTTGCCGTCAAACACGATGCCGAGGTGGTGGCCATGTTCGACGTCATCCAGTCCCTCATTGAAATGGGACTGCCCGAACACCTGGGCGTGGGCATGAACATAGGCGGCACGATCAACCGCCTCGGGCTGGACATCCAGATGGTCCAGGCCATGCATTCATCGACCACAGGGATGCCCGCGGGCTTCGTCATCACCGATCCGGACGGCCTGTGCGTCTACGATTCGGGCGACACCGGCCTGTTTGGCGACATGGAGCTATTCGGGAAATTCCACGACATCGACGTGGCTATCCTGCCCATCGGCGGCCGGTTCACCATGGACGCGAAACAGGCGGCCTATGCCTGCAATCTACTGAAATGTGGAAAGATCATTCCCCAGCACTGGGGCACCTGGGGCATTCTGGACCAGAACACCCGGTCGCTGGCCGAGCAACTCACCCTGCTGGCGCCGGACACCGAACTGCTTGAACTGGAGATCGGCACGCCCACAACCCTCTAG
- the uvrC gene encoding excinuclease ABC subunit UvrC produces the protein MDTEYKFFADHFPDTPGVYLMKDGRGRILYVGKAKRLRRRLASYFRNTAAHTPKTRALVSHIRHVDILLTATEKEALLLESGLIKKHRPRYNIVLKDDKQYVLFRLDRQSEFPRLAMTRKVVRDGAVYFGPFTSASAARTVWKLLGKVFPLRKCKDTAFRNRVRPCLYHDIGQCWGPCVNDVDREAYAEMVHRVEMLLSGRSMELVDDLTRKMKVASRDMEFERAAEYRDQIRAVQKTVEGQAAVIHDNRDRDVIGLAENGQGLGLGLLFVRQGRLLDQKQFFWPGLTLDEGPEVVESFIGQFYGPGRFIPSTVVVPMDLEESPLPEVLAERSGAAVRIVSPRNTQEKQLLGIARNVAAQAMEVQETITSRLRKVLRLPEDPVRIECVDASHLSGKDMRVGQVVFEDGRRNPEASRLYAFPELEGAADDYAALAGWARRRMESGPPWPDLVLIDGGRGQLSAVEKGLAECTMECGWELAAIAKGESRRAGELGDVVFRPGRKNPMPLKPGSPELLFLQMIRDTAHRFVLGRQRRARKKAVLSSELTSLPGIGPKTARVLWDRFESLDAMLEAGPDAIGGLSGIGPKRGEKIHAALQALKSSR, from the coding sequence ATGGATACCGAGTACAAATTTTTTGCCGATCATTTTCCCGACACGCCGGGTGTCTATTTAATGAAGGATGGGCGGGGCCGCATTCTTTATGTGGGCAAGGCCAAACGACTGCGCCGAAGGCTCGCTTCCTACTTCAGGAACACCGCCGCCCATACACCCAAGACGCGCGCTCTGGTCAGCCACATCCGGCATGTGGACATACTGCTCACGGCCACCGAGAAGGAAGCTCTGCTCCTGGAGTCCGGACTCATCAAGAAGCACCGGCCGCGCTACAACATCGTCCTCAAGGACGACAAGCAGTACGTTCTTTTCCGCCTCGACCGGCAGTCCGAGTTTCCCCGTCTGGCCATGACCCGCAAGGTGGTTCGCGATGGGGCGGTGTATTTTGGACCGTTCACTTCGGCATCGGCAGCGCGCACGGTCTGGAAGCTGCTCGGCAAGGTGTTTCCCTTGCGCAAGTGCAAGGACACCGCCTTCCGCAATCGTGTGCGTCCCTGCCTGTACCATGACATCGGCCAGTGCTGGGGGCCCTGCGTCAACGATGTGGATCGAGAGGCCTACGCCGAGATGGTGCATCGGGTGGAGATGCTGCTTTCCGGGCGGAGTATGGAATTGGTGGACGACCTGACTCGCAAGATGAAGGTGGCGTCCCGGGATATGGAATTCGAGCGGGCCGCCGAGTATCGCGACCAGATCAGGGCGGTGCAAAAGACCGTGGAAGGGCAGGCCGCCGTGATTCACGACAACCGCGACCGCGATGTGATCGGTCTGGCGGAAAACGGGCAGGGACTCGGGCTCGGGCTGCTTTTCGTGCGCCAGGGACGCCTGCTCGATCAGAAGCAGTTCTTTTGGCCCGGGCTGACTTTGGACGAGGGGCCGGAGGTTGTGGAGAGCTTCATCGGCCAGTTTTACGGGCCGGGCCGGTTTATCCCATCCACGGTGGTCGTGCCCATGGATCTTGAGGAATCCCCGCTTCCCGAAGTCCTGGCCGAGCGGAGCGGGGCGGCCGTACGTATCGTGTCGCCCAGGAACACCCAGGAAAAACAGCTTCTCGGCATCGCCCGCAATGTTGCCGCGCAGGCCATGGAGGTGCAGGAGACCATCACTTCGAGGCTGCGGAAGGTCCTGCGACTGCCCGAGGACCCCGTGCGTATCGAGTGCGTGGACGCTTCGCATCTGTCTGGCAAGGATATGCGCGTGGGGCAGGTGGTCTTTGAGGATGGACGGCGCAACCCCGAGGCGTCCCGGCTCTACGCCTTTCCCGAATTGGAGGGCGCGGCGGACGATTATGCGGCCCTGGCCGGATGGGCCCGCCGCCGCATGGAGTCCGGTCCGCCGTGGCCCGATCTGGTGCTCATCGACGGTGGCCGGGGGCAGTTGTCCGCCGTGGAAAAGGGCTTGGCCGAATGCACCATGGAGTGCGGCTGGGAGCTTGCCGCCATTGCCAAGGGCGAATCGCGCAGGGCGGGCGAGTTGGGGGACGTGGTTTTCCGGCCGGGGCGCAAGAATCCCATGCCGCTCAAGCCCGGCAGCCCGGAGTTGTTGTTTTTACAGATGATCCGCGACACGGCCCACAGATTTGTTTTGGGCAGGCAGCGCAGGGCGCGCAAGAAGGCGGTCCTGAGCAGCGAGCTGACCTCTCTCCCCGGCATCGGCCCCAAGACGGCCCGCGTTTTGTGGGACCGTTTCGAGTCGCTGGACGCCATGCTTGAAGCCGGGCCGGACGCCATCGGCGGATTGTCCGGCATCGGCCCCAAGCGTGGTGAGAAGATTCACGCGGCCTTGCAGGCCCTCAAGTCGTCGCGTTGA